The Myxococcaceae bacterium genome includes a region encoding these proteins:
- a CDS encoding amino acid permease, producing the protein MAYKPPSMKIGFWALFALVTGSQIGSGVLMLPANLAPFGWYSLLGWGFSAIGALALALVFSKMCTWFPKTGGPHVYIHQAFGKDAAFFTGWTYWVVSWVSTTAVVVASAGYLSPLFGPFSPTQMLGVEAILLFCVAALNWKGVHAAGSMEKIFTLLKFIPLVILPCIGIFYFNPQNIQISAAVAEMSGTSIVSRVLLLTLWGFIGLESGTIAAESVENPTKTIPKAVVFGTLSVAILYLFNSLGVLGAVPASALEHSKAPYADMAQSLLGGSWYLMVSLIASILCLGTLNAWTLASSQIALGLAHDQLLPKIFGKTNRNGAPYWSLLISAAGILPLLYGTTHSSVSEQLAQIIDFSVVAFLYVYLISCFAFIRLLKIRKESSIFEYALGTIAVLFCVLALSQVGWKTLLLSTLFILTGLPIWFFRNRNRMGF; encoded by the coding sequence ATGGCTTATAAGCCCCCGAGCATGAAAATAGGATTTTGGGCTCTTTTTGCTTTGGTCACCGGCAGCCAGATCGGTTCAGGGGTTCTCATGTTGCCGGCGAACTTGGCCCCCTTTGGGTGGTATAGCCTCTTGGGTTGGGGGTTTTCGGCGATTGGAGCTTTGGCTTTGGCGCTTGTATTTTCGAAGATGTGTACTTGGTTTCCTAAAACGGGTGGTCCGCATGTCTACATTCATCAAGCTTTTGGCAAAGATGCTGCATTTTTTACGGGCTGGACTTATTGGGTCGTTTCTTGGGTGAGCACCACAGCGGTGGTGGTTGCATCAGCAGGCTATTTGAGCCCCTTGTTTGGACCCTTTAGCCCTACCCAGATGCTAGGGGTAGAAGCTATCTTGTTGTTTTGCGTGGCGGCTTTGAATTGGAAAGGGGTGCATGCCGCCGGCAGCATGGAAAAGATATTCACCTTGCTGAAATTCATTCCATTGGTCATTTTGCCTTGTATCGGAATTTTTTATTTCAATCCTCAAAACATTCAAATTTCTGCTGCAGTCGCTGAAATGTCCGGCACCTCTATTGTGAGCCGCGTGCTTCTTTTAACCTTGTGGGGTTTTATTGGGCTCGAATCAGGAACGATTGCTGCCGAATCCGTTGAGAATCCAACGAAGACAATTCCGAAAGCAGTGGTGTTCGGAACACTTTCCGTTGCGATTCTTTATCTCTTTAACAGCCTAGGCGTGTTGGGTGCGGTTCCTGCCAGTGCTCTAGAGCATTCCAAAGCGCCTTATGCGGACATGGCGCAAAGCTTGCTGGGAGGCAGTTGGTATTTGATGGTGTCTTTGATTGCATCCATTCTTTGCCTTGGAACTCTCAATGCCTGGACGCTAGCAAGCAGCCAAATTGCTTTGGGCCTCGCTCATGATCAACTGTTGCCTAAAATATTTGGAAAGACCAATCGAAACGGCGCTCCCTATTGGTCACTCCTGATCAGCGCAGCAGGCATCCTGCCTCTATTATACGGCACGACGCATTCAAGCGTATCGGAGCAGCTAGCTCAGATTATTGATTTTTCAGTTGTGGCATTTTTATATGTTTATTTGATTTCCTGTTTTGCTTTTATAAGACTTTTGAAAATTAGAAAAGAATCTTCTATTTTCGAATATGCATTGGGAACGATAGCGGTTCTGTTCTGCGTTTTAGCTCTTTCTCAGGTAGGTTGGAAAACCCTTTTGCTTTCTACGCTCTTCATTTTGACGGGGCTGCCGATCTGGTTTTTTCGAAATCGAAATAGAATGGGTTTCTAG